One stretch of Aedes aegypti strain LVP_AGWG unplaced genomic scaffold, AaegL5.0 Primary Assembly AGWG_AaegL5_hic_scaff_517_PBJ_arrow, whole genome shotgun sequence DNA includes these proteins:
- the LOC110681175 gene encoding LOW QUALITY PROTEIN: proline-rich protein 4-like (The sequence of the model RefSeq protein was modified relative to this genomic sequence to represent the inferred CDS: inserted 1 base in 1 codon) → MVVLATALTPAIAGYRYSSFHNSPYDDEDSIEDNISLASESDEINQNAIVTHSQKHATYSVPIYQKIGXPVPHPIPVAVPQYVKINVPQPYPVQVNVEQPIKVPVYKIVPKIIERPVPYTVEKSYPVEVEKPFPVEVLKKIEVPVPKPYPVPVPIYRHVTHKENPRRTWRW, encoded by the exons ATGGTTGTTTTGGCCACCGCCCTGACACCGGCAATCGCCGGCTACCGGTATTCCAGCTTTCACAATTCGCCCTATGACGATGAGGACAGCATCGAGGACAATATTTCGTTGGCTAGCGAAAGTGACGAGATCAATCAGAACGCGATCGTTACCCACTCGCAGAAGCATGCAACCTACTCGGTGCCAATCTATCAGAAGATTG GTCCGGTGCCACATCCGATTCCAGTGGCTGTTCCACAGTACGTCAAAATCAACGTCCCGCAGCCTTACCCGGTGCAGGTCAACGTAGAGCAGCCGATCAAGGTACCGGTCTACAAGATAGTTCCGAAAATCATCGAAAGACCAGTGCCCTACACGGTGGAAAAATCGTACCCGGTTGAGGTGGAGAAACCTTTCCCGGTGGAAGTGCTGAAGAAGATTGAAGTTCCCGTACCAAAGCCATACCCGGTGCCAGTCCCGATCTACAGACACGTTACCCACAAGGAGAACCCACGCCGGACTTGGCGTTGGTGA